DNA from Streptomyces sp. NBC_01476:
GAGGGAGGTGGCGGGGTCCTGGAAGACCATGCTCATCCGGTCGCCGCGCAGCGCCCGGCGGCCGGACTCGGGCAGGGACCCCAGGTCGCGGCCCTGGAAGACGATCTCGCCCTCCACCCGTGCGGCCGGCGGCAGCAGCCCCATCAAGGCCATGGCCAGCGTGGTCTTGCCGCAGCCGGACTCCCCCACCAGGCCGAAGGTCTCGCCGCTGTGGAGGTCGAGGGAGACATCCTCGACGGCCGAGACACCGGAGCCACCGGAGCCGCCGGAGCCGCCGGAGCCGCCGGAGCCGGAGCCTGCCCCGTAGCGGACACCGACGGAACGGAACTGCACCAGGGGCTCGTTCATCGCGCCATCCCGTAGGGGTCGAAGCCGCGCCGCAGTCCGTCGCCGATCATGTTGAAGGCGAAGACGGTCAGCGAGATCGCCAGGCCGGGGAAGATCTCCACCCACGGCGCCTGGGTCAGGTAGTTGTTGCCCTCGGCGAGCATCAGGCCGAGTTCCGGGGTGGGCGGCTGGGCACCGAGGCCCAGGAAGGAGAGCGACGCCTCGATGACGATCGCGAACGCGGTCAGGACGCTGGCCTGCACCAGGGCCGGCCCGATCGCGTTGGGCAGCACATGGCCCCACACGATCCTCAGGTGCGAGACACCGCGGGTCCTGGCGCCTGTGACGTACGGCTGGTTCCGCACCACCAGCACCGAGCCGCGTACCACCCGGGCCATGATCGGTACGTAGATCACCGCGATCGCCAGCAGCGCGACCCCGCTGCCGGGGCCGAGGATCGCGATCAGCGAGATGGCGAGCAGCAGCGCCGGGAAGGCCAGCAGCAGGTCGACACCGCGCATCAGCAGCAGGTCGATCCAGCCGCCGGCGTATCCGGCCAGCACACCGAGCGGGATGCCGATGAGCATCGCCAGCACGACGGAGCCGACCGCGATGCCGAGCGAGACCCGGTAGGCGAACAGGA
Protein-coding regions in this window:
- a CDS encoding ABC transporter permease translates to MTALDQGRTEPVPARRLRGGGSLLSRRLGGREGVIGWSLLALLVLIALLAPLLAPHSAEAIDDTRVFGSPSLAHPLGSDDLGRDVLSRILFAYRVSLGIAVGSVVLAMLIGIPLGVLAGYAGGWIDLLLMRGVDLLLAFPALLLAISLIAILGPGSGVALLAIAVIYVPIMARVVRGSVLVVRNQPYVTGARTRGVSHLRIVWGHVLPNAIGPALVQASVLTAFAIVIEASLSFLGLGAQPPTPELGLMLAEGNNYLTQAPWVEIFPGLAISLTVFAFNMIGDGLRRGFDPYGMAR